Proteins encoded in a region of the Oncorhynchus keta strain PuntledgeMale-10-30-2019 chromosome 3, Oket_V2, whole genome shotgun sequence genome:
- the LOC118366388 gene encoding histone acetyltransferase KAT7-like isoform X2, translated as MPRRRQSVHLGSGSDGTEDSDSSAEREQTNSSESDGNIPKRTRLTRASLRLSQSSQDTPDVKRVGDHDESPPLTPTGNAPSSESELDISSPNASHDESVAKDPALRDSDKDLSHRPKRRRCHETYNFNMKCPTPGCNSLGHLTGKHERHFAVSGCPLYHNLSADECKVKATTREKHEEESKVQEESNRHATRHQMPTSKQTRYKEQVTEMRKGRNSGLPKEQKEKYMEHRQSHGNTREPLLENITSEYDLELFRKAQARASEDLEKLRIQGQITEGSNMIKTILFGRYELDTWYHSPYPEEYARLGRLYVCEFCLKYMKSQTILRRHMAKCVWKHPPGDEVYRKGAISVFEVDGKKNKIYCQNLCLLAKLFLDHKTLYYDVEPFLFYVMTEADNTGCHLVGYFSKEKNSFLNYNVSCILTMPQYMRQGFGKMLIDFSYLLSKVEEKVGSPERPLSDLGLISYRSYWKEVLLRYMYNFQGKEISIKEISQETAVNPVDIVSTLQSLQMLKYWKGKHLVLKRQDLIDEWKAKETKRGSNNKTIDPSSLKWTPPKGT; from the exons ATGCCCCGTAGACGACAG AGTGTGCATTTGGGGAGCGGCTCTGATGGGACTGAAGATTCAGACTCTTctgcagagagagaacagacaaacAGCTCAGAGAGTGATGGAAACATACCCAAGAGAACACGCCTCACAAGAGCATCTCTACGCCTCAGCCAAAGCTCACAAG ACACACCAGATGTGAAGCGAGTCGGCGACCATGACGAGTCTCCGCCGTTGACGCCCACAGGCAACGCCCCATCATCTGAGTCTGAGCTGGACATCTCCAGCCCCAACGCCTCCCACGACGAGAGTGTGGCCAAAGACCCCGCCCTCAGAGACTCAGACAAGGACCTCTCCCACCGGCCCAAGCGCCGCCGCTGCCATGAGACCTACAATTTTAACATGAAGTGTCCCACACCGGGATGCAACTCACTGG GACATCTAACAGGAAAACATGAACGCCATTTTGCAGTTTCAGGATGTCCTCTTTACCATAACCTATCTGCTGATGAATGCAAG GTGAAAGCAACCACTCGCGAGAAACACGAAGAAGAATCAAAGGTGCAGGAGGAAAGCAACAGACACGCTACACGACATCAG ATGCCCACATCAAAACAGACGAGATACAAAGAGCAGGTGACGGAGATGAGAAAGGGGAGGAATTCTGGGCTTCCCAAGGAGCAGAAGGAGAAGTACATG GAGCATCGACAGAGCCACGGCAACACCAGAGAACCTCTTCTGGAGAACATCACTAGTGAATATGACCTGGAGCTTTTCAGAAAAGCCCAGGCACGCGCATCTGAAGATCTG GAGAAGCTGCGGATCCAGGGACAGATCACGGAGGgcagcaacatgatcaagacCATCCTATTCGGCCGCTACGAGCTGGACACGTGGTACCACTCCCCCTACCCCGAGGAGTACGCCCGCCTGGGACGTCTCTACGTCTGCGAGTTCTGCCTCAAGTACATGAAGAGCCAGACCATTCTGAGACGACACATG GCTAAGTGTGTGTGGAAGCATCCGCCCGGCGATGAGGTCTACAGGAAGGGAGCCATCTCTGTCTTTGAGGTGGACGGCAAGAAGAACAAG ATCTACTGCCAGAACCTGTGTCTACTCGCCAAGCTCTTCCTGGATCACAAGACGCTGTACTACGACGTGGAACCCTTTCTGTTCTACGTTATGACTGAGGCAGACAACACAGGCTGCCATCTTGTGGGATACTTCTCTAAG GAGAAGAACTCTTTCCTCAACTACAACGTCTCCTGCATCCTGACAATGCCCCAGTACATGAGGCAAGGCTTTGGGAAGATGCTGATTGACTTCA gctacctgctgtccaaggtggaggagaaggtgggCTCCCCAGAGCGGCCCCTCTCGGACCTGGGCCTCATCAGCTACCGTAGCTACTGGAAAGAGGTGCTGCTGCGTTACATGTACAACTTCCAGGGCAAAGAGATCTCCATCAAAG AGATCAGCCAGGAGACCGCGGTGAACCCAGTGGACATTGTCAGCACCCTGCAGTCCCTGCAGATGCTTAAGTACTGGAAGGGAAAGCACCTCGTCTTGAAGAGACAG
- the LOC118366388 gene encoding histone acetyltransferase KAT7-like isoform X1 gives MPRRRQSVHLGSGSDGTEDSDSSAEREQTNSSESDGNIPKRTRLTRASLRLSQSSQDTPDVKRVGDHDESPPLTPTGNAPSSESELDISSPNASHDESVAKDPALRDSDKDLSHRPKRRRCHETYNFNMKCPTPGCNSLGHLTGKHERHFAVSGCPLYHNLSADECKVKATTREKHEEESKVQEESNRHATRHQMPTSKQTRYKEQVTEMRKGRNSGLPKEQKEKYMEHRQSHGNTREPLLENITSEYDLELFRKAQARASEDLKTPQEKLRIQGQITEGSNMIKTILFGRYELDTWYHSPYPEEYARLGRLYVCEFCLKYMKSQTILRRHMAKCVWKHPPGDEVYRKGAISVFEVDGKKNKIYCQNLCLLAKLFLDHKTLYYDVEPFLFYVMTEADNTGCHLVGYFSKEKNSFLNYNVSCILTMPQYMRQGFGKMLIDFSYLLSKVEEKVGSPERPLSDLGLISYRSYWKEVLLRYMYNFQGKEISIKEISQETAVNPVDIVSTLQSLQMLKYWKGKHLVLKRQDLIDEWKAKETKRGSNNKTIDPSSLKWTPPKGT, from the exons ATGCCCCGTAGACGACAG AGTGTGCATTTGGGGAGCGGCTCTGATGGGACTGAAGATTCAGACTCTTctgcagagagagaacagacaaacAGCTCAGAGAGTGATGGAAACATACCCAAGAGAACACGCCTCACAAGAGCATCTCTACGCCTCAGCCAAAGCTCACAAG ACACACCAGATGTGAAGCGAGTCGGCGACCATGACGAGTCTCCGCCGTTGACGCCCACAGGCAACGCCCCATCATCTGAGTCTGAGCTGGACATCTCCAGCCCCAACGCCTCCCACGACGAGAGTGTGGCCAAAGACCCCGCCCTCAGAGACTCAGACAAGGACCTCTCCCACCGGCCCAAGCGCCGCCGCTGCCATGAGACCTACAATTTTAACATGAAGTGTCCCACACCGGGATGCAACTCACTGG GACATCTAACAGGAAAACATGAACGCCATTTTGCAGTTTCAGGATGTCCTCTTTACCATAACCTATCTGCTGATGAATGCAAG GTGAAAGCAACCACTCGCGAGAAACACGAAGAAGAATCAAAGGTGCAGGAGGAAAGCAACAGACACGCTACACGACATCAG ATGCCCACATCAAAACAGACGAGATACAAAGAGCAGGTGACGGAGATGAGAAAGGGGAGGAATTCTGGGCTTCCCAAGGAGCAGAAGGAGAAGTACATG GAGCATCGACAGAGCCACGGCAACACCAGAGAACCTCTTCTGGAGAACATCACTAGTGAATATGACCTGGAGCTTTTCAGAAAAGCCCAGGCACGCGCATCTGAAGATCTG AAAACGCCACAGGAGAAGCTGCGGATCCAGGGACAGATCACGGAGGgcagcaacatgatcaagacCATCCTATTCGGCCGCTACGAGCTGGACACGTGGTACCACTCCCCCTACCCCGAGGAGTACGCCCGCCTGGGACGTCTCTACGTCTGCGAGTTCTGCCTCAAGTACATGAAGAGCCAGACCATTCTGAGACGACACATG GCTAAGTGTGTGTGGAAGCATCCGCCCGGCGATGAGGTCTACAGGAAGGGAGCCATCTCTGTCTTTGAGGTGGACGGCAAGAAGAACAAG ATCTACTGCCAGAACCTGTGTCTACTCGCCAAGCTCTTCCTGGATCACAAGACGCTGTACTACGACGTGGAACCCTTTCTGTTCTACGTTATGACTGAGGCAGACAACACAGGCTGCCATCTTGTGGGATACTTCTCTAAG GAGAAGAACTCTTTCCTCAACTACAACGTCTCCTGCATCCTGACAATGCCCCAGTACATGAGGCAAGGCTTTGGGAAGATGCTGATTGACTTCA gctacctgctgtccaaggtggaggagaaggtgggCTCCCCAGAGCGGCCCCTCTCGGACCTGGGCCTCATCAGCTACCGTAGCTACTGGAAAGAGGTGCTGCTGCGTTACATGTACAACTTCCAGGGCAAAGAGATCTCCATCAAAG AGATCAGCCAGGAGACCGCGGTGAACCCAGTGGACATTGTCAGCACCCTGCAGTCCCTGCAGATGCTTAAGTACTGGAAGGGAAAGCACCTCGTCTTGAAGAGACAG